The nucleotide window TTACCTCTCCAAACAATGACCTTAGTGGTTTAGGATATCGTACTACTGTACTACACGATATTTTAATCGTAACTTGGGGCTTGAACCTGATTAACTGGGTTTTTCTAGGCAATGCGCTCCATTGGTTTGGGCTGCGCCCTAGAACCTTGGTTGGATTGCTGGGCATTGTCTTTAGTCCATTTCTGCACAGCAGTATCGTGCATTTGTTAGGAAACTCTCTGGTTTTCTTTGTGCTGGGGTGGATGGTTCTCTATCGGGGTTCCGCTGATTTTGTCATCGTTACGATGATTGTGGCATTGGCTGAAGGGCTGGGCGTATGGCTATTTGGGCGATCGGCTAACCACATCGGCGGCAGCGGGGTCATCTTCGGCTACTTTGGCTTTTTGCTGTTTGGCAGTTTTTTTGACCAAGACTTGACGGCGCTAGTTTTATCACTGGCAGTGGGCATTTTCTACTGGTGGATGCTGCCCGGCATCATGCCAAGTGACGATCGCAGCATTTCCTGGGAAGGACATCTGTTTGGTTTTTTAGGTGGCGTAGTAGCCGCCCAACTTTTGCCTTTGATTCGTGGCTTTTATATCTAAACTAGAAGGTGACGCAATTAAGGCAGATGCAATTTAAGGAAGACTATGACAGAAGCAAAGGGAAATGACCAAGCCCGTGAGATTTTTCGGGCGGCTTACGAAAACCGCTATACCTGGGATCATAACTTTCCAGGCTATACTGCCGATGTGAGCTTGAAGCGAGGAGATGAGGTTTATACCGGGCAAGTGCGCCTACCTGCTGATGGAATGAAGGCAGAGGTCACGAATGTAGCTGATGAGCAAGCTAAAAAAGAGATTGCTGAGCAGGCTTGGGAAATTGGGGTTCATCGCGTGCGGCGCACCTTTGAGCAAACCCACGGACAAAATGTATTCAAGCTAGGCGAAACTGATAAAACGGGCGCTGTAGAAATATTTGTAGAAGGAAAGGCGATGGGCGATCGCTACAAAGTCCGCGATAACGAAGTGTGCTTAGTTCATCGCCACATTGGCAATGTTGTCGTGACCATTAACACCTACACTAGCCACAAAACGGGCGAAGGCTACCTTTCTCACCGCTATGACTCGGCTTACCACGATGCGGCAACAGGCGAAGCTAAGGGCGAAAGTGACTTTGAAGATACCTACGAAAAAGTAGGAGATTACTACATTTTGACCAAGCGACTCATTTGCTCAACTCAAAATGGAGAAGACGTAACTCACGAGTACAGCTTCTCCAATGTTCGCTTGCTTCAGCCTGCGATCGTTTAAGGCGGGTATTACGGCTGCTGTAGATAAACGGCTGTTCTAGATATAAACGGCTGTTCTAGATATAACCTACAATTGATGTAAC belongs to Timaviella obliquedivisa GSE-PSE-MK23-08B and includes:
- a CDS encoding DUF3386 domain-containing protein — its product is MTEAKGNDQAREIFRAAYENRYTWDHNFPGYTADVSLKRGDEVYTGQVRLPADGMKAEVTNVADEQAKKEIAEQAWEIGVHRVRRTFEQTHGQNVFKLGETDKTGAVEIFVEGKAMGDRYKVRDNEVCLVHRHIGNVVVTINTYTSHKTGEGYLSHRYDSAYHDAATGEAKGESDFEDTYEKVGDYYILTKRLICSTQNGEDVTHEYSFSNVRLLQPAIV
- a CDS encoding rhomboid family intramembrane serine protease, translated to MLIVTWGLNLINWVFLGNALHWFGLRPRTLVGLLGIVFSPFLHSSIVHLLGNSLVFFVLGWMVLYRGSADFVIVTMIVALAEGLGVWLFGRSANHIGGSGVIFGYFGFLLFGSFFDQDLTALVLSLAVGIFYWWMLPGIMPSDDRSISWEGHLFGFLGGVVAAQLLPLIRGFYI